A genomic window from Lotus japonicus ecotype B-129 chromosome 1, LjGifu_v1.2 includes:
- the LOC130710602 gene encoding uncharacterized protein LOC130710602, with amino-acid sequence MLQTGLYPPDYLNGLAQHFGEWEVVEARGIPDCGRSDLSALWVISWLDMDIYFKPNVVGVLKERPVRMGVAMQVLMGDHNECKDELGANAERYWHDMIFSNTA; translated from the exons ATGCTGCAGACTGGTTTATACCCACCAGACTACCTAAACGGATTAGCTCAACACTTTGGAGAGTGGGAAGTTGTAGAAGCAAGGGGCATCCCAGATTGTGGACGAAG TGATTTGTCAGCACTGTGGGTAATTTCGTGGCTTGATATGGACATTTACTTCAAACCCAATGTTGTTGGGGTG TTAAAGGAACGGCCTGTGAGGATGGGAGTAGCAATGCAAGTTTTAATGGGTGATCATAATGAGTGCAAGGATGAGCTTGGGGCAAATGCTGAACGTTACTGGCATGACATGATTTTCTCCAACACTGCGTAG
- the LOC130746303 gene encoding glycine-rich RNA-binding protein 3, mitochondrial-like: MASSRVAGFGSAIGDGIEDGDEAADEEDGSLPNQKCSGVSRVCVSLFVDGIAESVSYHQIRGLFAQFGRLVNVFVQRKKKLGRRFRFGFVRFTSWKVVAVAIKSLDGVRLGGASLSVGLF; this comes from the coding sequence ATGGCATCTTCAAGAGTGGCTGGCTTCGGGTCGGCTATTGGGGATGGCATTGAAGACGGTGATGAAGCTGCCGATGAAGAGGATGGGTCGCTTCCTAATCAAAAGTGTAGTGGAGTTTCTAGGGTTTGTGTGTCCCTGTTTGTGGACGGAATTGCCGAGTCGGTGAGCTATCATCAAATAAGAGGGCTTTTCGCTCAATTTGGGAGGTTGGTGAACGTCTTTGTGCAACGTAAGAAAAAGCTTGGCCGACGTTTTCGATTCGGTTTTGTGCGCTTCACTTCATGGAAGGTTGTTGCCGTGGCAATCAAGTCTTTGGATGGTGTTAGGTTGGGTGGTGCGTCGCTCTCTGTGGGGTTGTTTTGA